From one Bacteroides fragilis NCTC 9343 genomic stretch:
- a CDS encoding efflux RND transporter periplasmic adaptor subunit, which produces MKISVLLAALLLLFSCTDKDSKQSQDLIVKTAQAVSASGIKTTEFPFIAQPFRTSELSFRVGGPIDRLDVYAGNHYKQGSIIAEIDPRDFHIRKERAEAIYHQAKAEFERIEKLYEKNNVSASTYEKTKADYTTAKTAFDTASNELGDTRLTAPFDGYVGEVYIEKYQDVKPAQPVISFIDINRLKIEIYVTQNIAFASHPTDSVRIYFDAQPDKYYKAQIVEVSKGTTRNNLSYLLTAVLPNKEGKLLAGMSGKAIFDAPGTTDLTGVSIPQTALCYRPSEGEYVWVIDTNTRQVNRRTVKKGNLLPGGYVTITEGLRASETVATSGLRFLSDGMKVEISTKTNSL; this is translated from the coding sequence ATGAAGATAAGTGTATTATTAGCTGCTCTCCTGTTGCTATTTTCTTGCACGGATAAAGACAGTAAGCAGAGTCAGGACTTAATTGTCAAGACAGCACAAGCAGTTTCGGCCTCTGGGATCAAGACAACGGAGTTCCCGTTTATCGCACAACCTTTTCGTACCTCTGAGCTATCGTTTCGTGTCGGAGGCCCTATTGATCGTTTGGATGTATATGCCGGTAACCATTACAAACAAGGCAGTATTATTGCTGAAATAGACCCGCGTGATTTCCATATTCGCAAAGAACGGGCTGAAGCCATCTATCACCAAGCTAAAGCTGAATTTGAACGGATAGAGAAGCTGTATGAGAAGAATAATGTTTCGGCGAGTACATATGAAAAGACTAAGGCGGATTATACTACTGCCAAAACTGCTTTCGATACGGCTTCCAATGAACTGGGAGACACTCGTCTGACAGCTCCTTTTGATGGTTATGTGGGAGAAGTTTATATAGAAAAATACCAGGATGTGAAGCCGGCTCAGCCTGTTATATCCTTTATTGACATAAATCGGTTGAAGATAGAGATTTATGTTACTCAGAATATTGCGTTTGCCTCACACCCCACAGATAGTGTCCGGATCTATTTTGATGCCCAGCCCGATAAGTATTATAAGGCACAGATTGTGGAAGTATCGAAGGGGACAACCCGCAATAATCTTTCTTATTTACTAACGGCTGTTTTACCTAATAAAGAAGGGAAATTATTGGCGGGTATGTCGGGAAAAGCAATCTTTGATGCTCCCGGAACAACGGATCTGACAGGTGTTTCCATTCCCCAAACGGCATTATGTTATCGTCCCTCGGAAGGTGAATATGTGTGGGTTATTGATACGAATACCCGACAAGTGAATCGACGGACAGTGAAAAAAGGAAATCTGCTTCCCGGTGGCTATGTTACCATAACCGAAGGATTGAGGGCCAGTGAAACGGTAGCTACGAGCGGACTTCGTTTTTTATCGGATGGTATGAAAGTGGAAATCTCTACTAAGACAAACTCATTATGA